A window of Ignavibacteriales bacterium contains these coding sequences:
- a CDS encoding histidine kinase: MHSQTIKFDKELIQKSRYSKFQDFHNLMRFRIRDILLVSSLYDSYIFEEDERLYELIRQEYQGLNLSHSPELIQVSNGEQALNMAMDEKRFDLIITTLHIEDMSPLTFAKKVKMSGLNIPVVLLSYDNREMTDLISTKDISVFDKVFIWQGDYRIVLGIIKFLEDKYNVEHDTQQVGLQSIILIEDNIRFYSSYLPIIYTEVLKQSQSLISEGVNLSHKFLRMRARPKILLCSTYEEAWNYFEKYEEYILGIISDIEFTHNSKPDPEAGILFAKKVKERQPDIPILLQSTNLSKEKDALSVGTTFLKKDSPTLLEDLKRFMINHFGFGDFVFKNESGQEVGRAHTLNELQEQLEKVPDESILFHASRNHFSNWLKARTEFWLAHQLRPKKVSDFESASALRKLLIEYVREFIKSRQIGVISDFNKEMFDVTTTFARIGGGSLGGKARGLGFVNNLLANFEIRYRFDKVKIFVPSAVVLATDVFDQFLNDNNLLDFALRSRDDDELMKRFFNVKKFPKNALHELKLFLEIVNEPLAVRSSSLLEDSQGQPFAGVYETFMLPNNHPDLNVRLKQLLHAIKRIYVSVFFKKSKDYIKVTTYRLEEEKMAVIIQKLVGAEHNGKYYPEFSGVAKSYNFYPNSPLKSADGTVAVAPGLGKTIVDGGLSFRFCPKYPTHPMQFGSLNDLLKYSPHDFYALDLKEEYTDKNINEDRLVKKYPLTEAEKDNTLAAVGSAYSHDNRTIYDGVEYPGPKIFTLAPILKYKVFPLPEILDMLLEMGSWGTGSPVELEFAVNLTVPEGKPKEFGLLQMRPLVVSSEIEELELDNFEAKNLLCKSEQVLGHGIINNVRDIVCVDIEKFDRKLSREVAHEIAQFNAKLVGEEKPYLLIGVGRWGTLDPWLGIPVTWEQINGAKAIIESNFTDFNVSPSQGSHFFQNLTSFKIGYFTIDNFMEQGFIDWDWLQKQNITEKKNFTKHIRMKNPITIKINGHRNKGIIIKPN; the protein is encoded by the coding sequence ATGCATTCTCAAACAATCAAGTTTGATAAAGAATTAATTCAGAAAAGCCGATATTCTAAATTTCAAGACTTCCATAACTTGATGCGTTTTCGCATTCGCGATATTCTTCTTGTTTCCAGTTTATATGATTCTTACATCTTTGAAGAGGATGAAAGACTTTACGAATTGATTCGGCAAGAATACCAAGGATTGAATTTGAGCCATTCGCCGGAATTGATTCAAGTTTCAAACGGTGAGCAAGCATTAAATATGGCAATGGACGAGAAACGTTTTGATTTGATTATTACTACTCTTCATATTGAAGATATGTCGCCGTTAACTTTTGCCAAAAAAGTAAAAATGAGTGGGTTAAATATTCCCGTCGTATTGCTAAGCTACGATAACCGCGAAATGACTGATTTAATTTCTACAAAAGATATTTCTGTTTTTGATAAAGTTTTTATTTGGCAGGGTGATTATAGAATCGTACTTGGTATTATTAAATTTTTAGAAGATAAGTATAATGTTGAACATGATACTCAGCAGGTGGGTCTTCAATCTATAATATTAATTGAAGATAATATTAGATTTTATTCTTCCTATTTGCCGATAATTTATACAGAAGTATTGAAGCAATCGCAAAGTTTAATTTCTGAAGGAGTAAATTTATCTCATAAATTTTTAAGAATGCGTGCACGTCCCAAAATTTTACTTTGTTCTACATACGAAGAAGCCTGGAATTATTTTGAGAAGTATGAAGAATATATTCTTGGAATAATTTCCGATATAGAGTTTACTCATAATTCAAAACCGGATCCTGAAGCGGGAATTCTATTTGCAAAAAAAGTGAAAGAAAGACAGCCTGATATTCCGATACTTTTGCAATCAACAAATCTTTCTAAAGAAAAAGACGCTCTTTCTGTTGGAACAACATTTCTAAAAAAAGATTCACCTACTCTGCTTGAAGATCTTAAAAGATTTATGATAAATCATTTTGGATTTGGTGATTTTGTTTTTAAAAATGAATCCGGTCAAGAAGTTGGAAGAGCTCATACATTAAATGAACTGCAAGAACAATTGGAAAAAGTACCCGATGAAAGTATTTTATTTCATGCTTCAAGAAATCACTTTTCTAATTGGTTAAAAGCTAGAACGGAATTTTGGCTGGCACATCAGCTTCGCCCAAAGAAAGTTTCTGATTTTGAATCAGCATCTGCTTTAAGAAAATTATTAATAGAATATGTACGGGAGTTTATAAAATCCCGGCAGATCGGGGTTATCTCAGATTTCAACAAAGAAATGTTTGATGTAACAACAACTTTCGCTCGTATAGGAGGCGGTTCTTTAGGAGGGAAAGCAAGAGGATTAGGATTTGTAAATAATCTCCTCGCAAATTTTGAGATACGCTACCGATTCGATAAAGTTAAAATATTTGTTCCTTCCGCCGTTGTATTAGCAACGGATGTTTTTGATCAATTCCTTAATGATAATAATCTTCTTGATTTTGCACTGCGCTCTCGAGATGATGATGAACTAATGAAAAGATTTTTTAATGTGAAAAAATTTCCTAAGAATGCTCTTCACGAATTAAAATTATTTTTAGAAATTGTAAATGAACCATTAGCAGTTCGTTCATCAAGTTTGCTTGAAGATTCCCAAGGACAGCCGTTTGCAGGTGTGTATGAAACTTTTATGCTTCCGAATAATCATCCCGATCTAAACGTGAGGTTGAAACAATTACTTCACGCAATTAAGCGGATATATGTTTCGGTCTTTTTCAAGAAATCAAAAGATTATATAAAAGTTACAACCTACCGTCTTGAAGAAGAAAAGATGGCTGTGATTATTCAAAAATTAGTTGGTGCAGAACATAACGGAAAATATTACCCGGAATTTTCCGGAGTTGCAAAATCATATAACTTCTATCCAAATTCTCCGCTCAAATCAGCTGATGGAACTGTTGCAGTAGCTCCGGGACTTGGTAAAACAATTGTTGATGGAGGATTAAGTTTTAGATTTTGCCCAAAGTATCCTACGCATCCGATGCAGTTCGGCAGCTTAAATGATCTTTTAAAATATTCGCCGCATGATTTTTATGCTCTTGATCTTAAAGAAGAATACACCGATAAAAATATTAATGAAGATCGGTTGGTAAAAAAATATCCTCTCACGGAAGCTGAAAAAGATAATACTCTTGCAGCTGTTGGTTCTGCTTATTCGCATGATAACAGAACCATCTATGACGGTGTAGAATATCCTGGACCGAAAATATTTACGCTTGCACCAATTTTAAAATACAAAGTATTTCCTCTTCCGGAAATTTTAGATATGCTTTTAGAAATGGGCAGTTGGGGAACAGGTTCTCCGGTTGAACTTGAATTTGCAGTTAATTTGACCGTACCCGAAGGGAAACCAAAAGAATTCGGATTACTTCAAATGCGTCCACTTGTTGTTAGTAGTGAAATCGAAGAACTGGAGTTGGATAATTTTGAAGCGAAAAATCTTCTCTGTAAAAGTGAACAAGTCCTTGGGCATGGAATAATTAACAATGTTAGAGATATTGTTTGTGTTGATATAGAAAAGTTTGATAGAAAATTATCCCGAGAAGTTGCACACGAGATTGCACAATTTAATGCAAAACTGGTTGGAGAAGAAAAACCTTATCTATTAATAGGAGTTGGCAGATGGGGTACTCTTGATCCTTGGTTAGGAATTCCGGTTACATGGGAACAGATCAACGGTGCTAAAGCAATCATAGAATCCAACTTTACCGATTTTAATGTTTCTCCTTCGCAAGGTTCACATTTTTTTCAGAACCTTACTTCGTTTAAGATCGGATATTTTACAATAGATAATTTTATGGAACAAGGATTTATTGATTGGGACTGGTTACAAAAACAAAATATTACAGAGAAAAAAAATTTTACGAAACATATTAGAATGAAAAACCCGATAACGATAAAGATAAACGGACACCGCAACAAGGGAATAATTATTAAACCAAATTAA
- the gdhA gene encoding NADP-specific glutamate dehydrogenase, protein MSEFVKNLMAQVKAKNPSEPEFHQAVFEVASSLAVVLEKHPAYRKEKILERLIEPERVFMFRVPWVDDQGEIQINRGFRIQMNSAIGPYKGGLRFHPSVNLGILKFLAFEQVFKNSLTTLPMGGGKGGSDFDPKGKSDGEVMRFCQSFMSELFRHIGSNTDVPAGDIGVGGREIGFLFGQYKKLRNEFTGVLTGKGLNWGGSLIRPEATGYGSVYFAAEMLSTRKQTLEGKKCLVSGSGNVAQYTVEKILQLGGKVLTLSDSNGYIYDEAGITTEKLQFVMDLKNVRRGRMKDYADKFKGAVYTQIDPNADHNSLWNHKADCAFPSATQNEVNSKDAANLLKNGVYVISEGANMPSSIEAIDQFVAAKILYGPGKAANAGGVATSGLEMAQNSMRYGWTREEVDNRLQLIMKSIHKTCVDTAEKYGTPGNYVNGANIGGFVKVADSMLDQGIV, encoded by the coding sequence ATGTCAGAATTTGTTAAGAATTTGATGGCTCAAGTGAAAGCCAAGAATCCTAGTGAACCTGAATTTCATCAAGCAGTATTTGAAGTTGCATCTTCATTAGCAGTAGTTTTAGAAAAACATCCAGCATACCGTAAAGAAAAAATTCTTGAAAGACTTATTGAACCGGAACGGGTTTTTATGTTTAGAGTTCCTTGGGTTGATGATCAAGGTGAAATCCAAATCAACCGCGGTTTCAGAATTCAAATGAATAGTGCAATAGGTCCTTATAAAGGCGGATTGCGTTTCCACCCGTCTGTTAATCTTGGCATTCTAAAATTTTTAGCGTTTGAACAAGTATTCAAAAATAGTTTAACTACTTTGCCAATGGGCGGAGGTAAAGGCGGATCCGATTTCGATCCCAAAGGAAAAAGTGACGGCGAAGTTATGCGTTTCTGCCAAAGTTTTATGAGTGAATTGTTCAGACACATTGGATCCAATACAGATGTGCCTGCAGGAGATATCGGAGTAGGCGGAAGAGAGATAGGTTTCTTGTTCGGTCAATACAAAAAACTCCGCAACGAATTTACCGGAGTTCTAACCGGTAAAGGATTGAATTGGGGTGGCTCATTAATTCGTCCTGAAGCAACCGGTTACGGCTCAGTTTATTTTGCCGCAGAAATGTTATCTACAAGAAAACAAACTTTAGAAGGAAAGAAATGTTTGGTTTCAGGAAGCGGCAATGTTGCTCAATATACAGTAGAAAAGATTTTACAGTTAGGCGGTAAGGTATTAACATTATCTGATTCCAACGGTTACATTTATGATGAAGCAGGAATCACAACAGAAAAATTACAATTTGTAATGGATCTAAAAAATGTTCGCAGAGGAAGAATGAAAGATTATGCAGACAAATTCAAAGGTGCAGTTTATACCCAAATAGATCCTAACGCAGATCATAATTCGTTATGGAATCATAAAGCTGATTGTGCATTCCCGTCTGCAACACAAAATGAAGTTAATAGTAAAGACGCGGCTAATCTTTTAAAGAACGGTGTTTACGTTATCAGTGAAGGCGCAAATATGCCGTCAAGCATAGAAGCCATTGATCAATTTGTTGCGGCAAAAATTCTTTATGGACCTGGCAAAGCTGCAAATGCCGGCGGTGTTGCTACATCTGGTTTGGAAATGGCACAAAACAGTATGCGTTATGGCTGGACACGCGAAGAAGTTGACAACAGACTTCAATTAATTATGAAGAGCATTCACAAAACTTGCGTTGATACTGCAGAAAAATATGGTACTCCTGGTAATTATGTTAATGGTGCAAATATCGGCGGTTTTGTTAAGGTTGCTGATTCAATGTTAGATCAAGGAATTGTATAA
- a CDS encoding ABC transporter permease produces MITAIVQNVGRKTLDFLQEFGQVVQLFIEIIKSIPHLFKNRRNFFYQMEHIGVNSLPLVFIIAVFTGGVAAWQAAYQLKGLAPLSFLGAATSRSIITELGPVLTAIVLAGRVGASIAAELGSMKVTEQIDALETMGISPVAFLATPRVLASLLMLPVLVIFADVVSITGAYLISNYFLGVSFNVFFLSVKRYFIFSDFGFGLIKGMMFGGVTSLLGCHIGFRTEGGAEGVGSSTIRSFVLSSALILILDYLLWTLLF; encoded by the coding sequence ATGATAACTGCCATAGTTCAAAATGTTGGAAGAAAGACGTTAGATTTTCTTCAGGAGTTCGGACAGGTCGTTCAACTTTTTATTGAGATTATAAAATCTATACCTCACCTTTTTAAAAATCGGCGAAATTTCTTTTACCAGATGGAACATATCGGCGTTAATTCACTTCCCTTAGTTTTTATTATTGCAGTATTTACAGGAGGTGTAGCTGCCTGGCAAGCCGCATATCAATTAAAAGGATTAGCTCCATTATCTTTTCTTGGTGCCGCAACTAGCAGATCAATCATTACAGAGTTAGGTCCGGTACTAACTGCAATTGTTTTAGCTGGAAGAGTCGGCGCTTCGATAGCTGCTGAACTAGGTTCAATGAAAGTTACCGAACAAATTGATGCTCTTGAAACAATGGGAATTAGTCCTGTTGCATTTCTTGCAACTCCAAGAGTATTAGCTTCATTATTAATGTTGCCTGTATTAGTAATTTTTGCCGATGTTGTTTCAATTACGGGTGCGTATTTAATTTCAAATTATTTTCTCGGAGTTTCATTCAATGTATTTTTTCTTTCAGTTAAACGTTATTTTATATTTAGTGATTTTGGTTTCGGATTAATAAAAGGAATGATGTTCGGCGGGGTTACATCATTGTTAGGCTGCCATATTGGATTTAGAACAGAAGGCGGCGCTGAAGGTGTTGGTTCTTCCACAATTCGTTCATTTGTTCTCAGCTCTGCACTTATACTTATTCTGGATTATTTATTATGGACTTTATTATTTTAA
- a CDS encoding branched-chain amino acid aminotransferase — protein sequence MNDFNIEILERETKVILPEKIVFGKIYSDHMFEIDYDEDLGGWHNPTIRKFGNINLSPAAMVLHYGQTIFEGLKAYKQVDGRIALFRPEKNVERLNRSAKRMCIPEIDPDLVLQAMLELVRIDRDWIPTKPGHSLYIRPVLFATEPLVGVRTSENFKLIIMLSPVGPYYPEGFKPVPILVTNKYVRAVRKGIGEAKTAGNYAASLMGQQEAKEEGYSQVLWLDGIEQKYIEEVGAMNIFVQFKNEVTTPMLTGSILPGITRMSVLQILKDWKYNVTERMISIEEIINAYKKGELIEIFGTGTAAIISSVSKLKFNENLLQFNDKEAGELGTKLYNELSAIYYGKIEDRHGWMTYID from the coding sequence ATGAACGATTTCAATATTGAAATACTTGAAAGAGAAACGAAAGTTATTTTACCCGAAAAAATAGTGTTTGGGAAAATTTATTCGGATCATATGTTTGAAATAGACTACGATGAAGATTTGGGAGGATGGCATAATCCTACAATAAGAAAATTCGGTAACATTAATCTTAGCCCCGCAGCAATGGTTCTTCATTATGGTCAAACTATTTTTGAAGGTCTTAAAGCTTACAAACAAGTTGATGGTAGAATAGCTTTATTCCGCCCAGAAAAAAATGTAGAACGATTAAACCGCTCCGCAAAAAGAATGTGTATTCCGGAAATTGATCCTGATCTAGTTCTTCAAGCTATGCTTGAATTAGTTCGTATTGATAGGGATTGGATTCCTACTAAACCGGGACATTCACTTTACATCCGTCCTGTATTGTTTGCAACAGAACCTCTTGTTGGAGTGCGAACTTCAGAAAATTTCAAATTGATAATAATGCTAAGTCCAGTTGGGCCATATTATCCCGAAGGATTCAAACCTGTACCAATTCTGGTAACTAATAAATATGTACGTGCAGTCCGCAAAGGAATTGGTGAAGCTAAAACAGCCGGTAACTATGCTGCAAGTTTGATGGGTCAACAAGAAGCAAAAGAAGAAGGTTATTCACAAGTACTGTGGCTTGATGGAATAGAACAAAAATATATTGAAGAAGTAGGTGCAATGAATATTTTTGTTCAATTTAAAAACGAAGTTACTACGCCAATGTTAACCGGTTCTATTCTTCCGGGCATTACCAGAATGTCTGTGCTACAAATTCTTAAAGATTGGAAATATAATGTAACAGAAAGAATGATCAGCATAGAAGAAATTATTAATGCTTATAAGAAAGGTGAATTAATTGAGATCTTCGGAACTGGTACCGCTGCAATAATTTCTTCTGTTAGTAAATTGAAATTCAATGAGAACCTACTGCAATTCAACGACAAAGAAGCCGGTGAACTCGGTACAAAATTGTATAATGAATTATCCGCTATTTATTACGGAAAAATAGAAGACCGACATGGTTGGATGACTTATATAGATTAA
- a CDS encoding alkaline phosphatase, with protein sequence MIKKIFLLITVVFFLSATVFYSKNNPRPKNIILLIGDGMGLGQVSTSVLFSKNDQFKKFYTIGLVNTCSADNLITDSAAGATAYATGYLTNNAVVGQDPQGNYLQTILEIAENKKMSTGLVVTSSITNATPACFYSHVKHRNMEFDIAEQFVHSRVDFVIGGGTDFFVPLDFGGKREDHKNFLDTLSSYGYTIFQDFSEIYVSSTIKKVAAILGHNGIAKASDRNYSLGDMTKKAISHLNNNNNGFFLMIEGSQIDWAAHNNDEEYLLQEMNDFNSAIETALEFAKKDGNTLVVITADHETGGMSIISGNLKENKINLGWVTKKHTANLVGIFSYGIGSENFNGIQNNFIIGRKLINYIEPKKSWK encoded by the coding sequence TTGATTAAGAAAATATTTCTTTTAATAACGGTCGTATTTTTTTTAAGTGCGACCGTTTTTTATTCTAAGAACAATCCAAGACCAAAAAACATTATTTTATTAATTGGCGATGGAATGGGACTAGGTCAAGTTTCGACTTCAGTTCTCTTTTCAAAAAATGATCAATTCAAAAAATTCTATACAATCGGTCTTGTTAATACTTGTTCTGCAGATAATTTAATAACTGATTCAGCTGCCGGTGCAACTGCATATGCTACAGGTTATCTTACGAACAATGCTGTTGTAGGTCAAGATCCGCAAGGAAATTATCTTCAAACCATTTTGGAGATAGCTGAAAATAAAAAAATGAGTACCGGTTTGGTTGTAACAAGTTCAATTACAAATGCAACGCCCGCTTGTTTTTATTCACATGTAAAACATAGGAACATGGAATTTGATATTGCCGAACAGTTTGTTCACAGCAGAGTTGATTTTGTTATCGGTGGAGGAACTGATTTTTTTGTCCCTCTGGATTTCGGAGGTAAGCGTGAAGATCATAAAAATTTTTTAGATACTCTTTCTTCTTATGGATATACAATCTTCCAAGATTTTTCTGAAATATATGTATCAAGTACAATAAAAAAAGTTGCTGCTATACTGGGGCATAATGGCATTGCAAAAGCTAGTGACCGAAATTATTCTCTTGGAGATATGACTAAGAAAGCTATCTCACATCTTAACAATAATAATAACGGTTTCTTTTTGATGATTGAGGGGTCACAAATTGATTGGGCTGCGCACAATAATGATGAAGAATATTTACTTCAAGAGATGAATGATTTTAATTCAGCAATTGAAACGGCACTCGAGTTTGCTAAAAAAGACGGAAACACTTTGGTTGTAATTACTGCTGACCATGAGACTGGCGGAATGTCAATCATCTCCGGTAACCTTAAAGAAAATAAAATTAATCTAGGTTGGGTGACAAAAAAACATACGGCTAACTTAGTTGGTATTTTTAGTTATGGAATTGGTTCAGAAAATTTTAACGGAATACAGAATAATTTTATTATTGGTAGAAAACTTATCAATTATATAGAACCCAAAAAGAGCTGGAAATAG
- the lexA gene encoding transcriptional repressor LexA translates to MKNELTDRQQEILDFIQEYLGIKGFPPTFREIAKHFNLASTFGVKRHIDALVKKGFLSNESKTSRTLSLLGDVYNKPKQVSNNVIGIPIVGRVAAGQPILAEENIEGNLLLDATMVKTKTACFGLKVRGDSMINAGIFEGDLVIVSPQQNAVNGDIVVALLHDEATMKRFIVNENIIYLMPENERYQPIEVNQREDFSIIGKVIGVFRTYN, encoded by the coding sequence ATGAAAAATGAGCTTACAGACCGGCAGCAAGAAATTCTTGATTTCATTCAAGAGTATTTAGGCATCAAAGGATTCCCCCCAACCTTCCGGGAAATTGCAAAACATTTTAATCTGGCAAGTACATTCGGAGTTAAGCGTCACATAGATGCACTTGTTAAAAAGGGATTTCTTTCTAATGAAAGTAAAACCAGTAGAACTCTTTCTTTATTAGGCGATGTATATAATAAACCAAAACAAGTTTCCAATAATGTTATTGGAATTCCAATAGTTGGCCGCGTTGCAGCCGGACAACCAATTCTTGCCGAAGAAAATATTGAAGGAAATTTATTACTAGATGCTACCATGGTCAAAACGAAGACGGCATGTTTTGGTTTGAAAGTCCGAGGCGATAGTATGATCAATGCCGGCATTTTTGAAGGAGACCTTGTAATTGTTTCTCCTCAACAAAATGCTGTTAACGGAGATATTGTAGTTGCACTACTTCATGATGAAGCAACAATGAAACGATTCATAGTAAATGAAAATATAATTTACCTGATGCCGGAAAATGAACGATACCAACCAATAGAAGTTAATCAGCGTGAAGATTTTTCGATAATTGGTAAAGTAATTGGTGTTTTCAGAACATATAATTGA
- a CDS encoding isoprenyl transferase — translation MAIKLSTTDKKLIEEVKAKGNIPQHIAIIMDGNGRWAKKHSLPRVAGHKRGVDSVRETVETCVGLGVKTLTLYTFSTENWKRPKDEVSTLMRLIVKSLQNETDELNTNNIRLTTIGDTKSLPTIVQKELQAALNKTAGNSKMTLNLALSYSGRWELVEAVKHITDAVIKGKLKIEGISEETISQFLTTSGMQDPDLLIRSGGEFRISNFLLWQIAYSEIFVSDILWPEFRCKHLLEAVKDYQKRERRFGLVSEQLLTNYKKVQNVKTHSK, via the coding sequence TTGGCAATAAAACTTAGCACGACCGACAAGAAATTAATCGAAGAAGTTAAAGCAAAAGGAAATATTCCTCAGCACATTGCAATAATAATGGATGGCAATGGCAGATGGGCTAAGAAACACAGTCTTCCACGCGTTGCCGGGCATAAAAGAGGAGTTGATTCTGTACGCGAAACCGTTGAGACTTGCGTAGGACTTGGCGTTAAAACTCTTACCCTTTATACTTTTTCTACTGAAAATTGGAAAAGACCGAAAGATGAAGTCTCCACTTTAATGCGTTTGATTGTAAAAAGTCTTCAAAATGAAACTGATGAACTCAACACTAATAATATTAGGTTAACAACAATTGGCGATACCAAGTCATTACCGACAATTGTTCAAAAAGAATTACAAGCTGCTTTAAACAAAACTGCAGGCAATTCAAAAATGACACTAAATCTTGCTTTGAGTTACAGCGGAAGATGGGAACTTGTTGAGGCAGTTAAACATATAACCGATGCCGTGATTAAAGGTAAATTAAAAATTGAAGGAATAAGTGAAGAAACAATTTCTCAATTTCTAACTACTTCCGGAATGCAAGACCCGGATTTATTGATAAGAAGCGGTGGTGAATTTAGAATAAGCAACTTTCTCTTATGGCAAATTGCTTATTCAGAAATTTTTGTGTCCGATATTTTATGGCCTGAATTCCGTTGTAAACATTTATTGGAAGCTGTAAAGGATTACCAGAAAAGAGAAAGAAGATTCGGATTAGTTAGTGAACAATTATTGACCAACTACAAAAAAGTTCAGAATGTTAAAACACACTCCAAGTAA